The Vibrio agarivorans genome contains the following window.
CGCATCATCACCCCAAGCGGCAGTCAGTGTACCGACCTCTTCAGTGACAGCTAGCAGCATAGACAATAAAGCCGCGCTTGACCCAGCCTTAATGGGTGCAATGAGCGCATCAGCCACCCCGATGACAAGCAAAGCCGCGAGTGATGCTGCGTTGAGAAATAGTTTGGCTGCAACCGGTCTTGTGGCCGCAAAAGCGGATAAGCAAGAATCATCCACAGTTCAAACTCACGATGGGGTGTCACCGAACAGTGTGACTTCCGCAGCAGCAACCGCTCAAGTCACACGCTCGGAGGTAAACACGCCACAAGGGAGTGTGGTAATATCGCAGGCTATGTCAGCGGAACAGATGGCAGAAAAGGCGAACGAGCGAGTTCAGGTCATGTTGTCAAAGAATTTAAAAAATATTGATATACGGCTAGATCCACCTGAATTGGGTCGCATGCAGATCCGTATGAACATGAACGGTGACAATGCAACCGTGCATTTTACGGTGGCGAATAGCCAGGCTCGCGATGTGATTGAACAGGCAATGCCTAGACTGCGTGAAATGCTTGCCCAGCAGGGTTTGCAACTCGGTGATACCTCGGTTCAGCAGCAAAGTGCGGGTCAGCAGCAGGGACAATTTGCCGGTCAAGGGCAGTCAGGCGCTCAAGGCTCTGGTAATGGAGAAGGCTGGGATGGCGATGAACACTCAGCAGATTCGAGCGTTAACCTCAATGTAAAAACAGAACAAGATGGCATTAGTTTTTATGCCTAAACTATAATTGCAGAGACACAGATGGCAGAAGAACAACAAATCGAAGCCCCAAAAGGCAAAGGTAAATTACTGATTATTATCGCTGTCGTCGCCGTATTATTGATTGGCGTCGCAGCAGCAGCTTTCTTTATGACGGGATCGGATGATGACACAGCGGGTGCTTCAAACAGCTCTGTGAGCCAAAGTGCTCAGCCAGTTGTGGAACCGATCTCCTATGTGAATATTCCTCAGCCTTTTGTCTTTAATGTGACGGGCGACAGTCGCAATCGTATGGTGCAAATAAAAGCACAACTCATGGTGCGTGGTCGCGCTAATGAAGAGTTAGCACGCTACCACTCTCCATTGATCGAGAGT
Protein-coding sequences here:
- the fliL gene encoding flagellar basal body-associated protein FliL; amino-acid sequence: MAEEQQIEAPKGKGKLLIIIAVVAVLLIGVAAAAFFMTGSDDDTAGASNSSVSQSAQPVVEPISYVNIPQPFVFNVTGDSRNRMVQIKAQLMVRGRANEELARYHSPLIESSLINTFASSTVEQLRTPNGRVELRDKASDDVKASLSQAVGQPVIERVLFTDFVIQ